One Streptomyces sp. ML-6 genomic region harbors:
- a CDS encoding DUF3574 domain-containing protein, with protein sequence MVVGTPVSYATLGGEPSPAQRSAAAASATRREDYIETRLFFGTERPDGGPDVTDDQFMAFIDEEVTPRFPNGLTIQDGRGQWRDSNGVIERERSYELTLLYPASEARARDSRIERIRDAYEKAYAQDSVARLEEHMIADF encoded by the coding sequence CTGGTCGTGGGAACCCCCGTCTCCTACGCCACCCTCGGCGGCGAACCCTCCCCGGCCCAGCGTTCCGCGGCTGCGGCCAGTGCCACGCGCAGGGAGGACTACATCGAGACCCGGCTCTTCTTCGGCACCGAACGGCCCGACGGCGGACCGGACGTGACCGACGACCAGTTCATGGCGTTCATCGACGAGGAGGTCACCCCGCGCTTCCCGAACGGGCTGACCATTCAGGACGGCCGGGGACAGTGGCGGGACTCCAACGGGGTCATCGAGCGGGAGCGCAGCTACGAACTGACCCTGCTCTACCCCGCGTCCGAGGCCCGGGCGCGCGACTCCCGGATCGAGCGGATCCGCGACGCCTACGAGAAGGCCTACGCGCAGGACTCGGTGGCCCGGCTCGAGGAGCACATGATCGCCGACTTCTGA
- a CDS encoding pyridoxal phosphate-dependent aminotransferase: MEFRQSSKLDEVCYEIRGPVIEHANALEEAGHSVLRLNTGNPALFGFEAPEEIVQDMIRMLPQAHGYTDSRGVLSARRAVAQRYQAMGLTDVGVDDIFLGNGVSELISMAVQALLEDGDEVLVPSPDYPLWTAVTTLAGGRAVHYVCDEAADWNPDLADMASKITDRTKAVVIINPNNPTGAVYPREVLEGILDLARRHGLMVFADEIYDQVLYDDAEHHSAASLAPDLLCLTFSGLSKTYRVAGFRSGWLVVSGPQQHARSYLEGLTTLASMRLCPNAPAQYAIQAALGGRQSIRDLVAPGGRLHEQRDRAWERLNEIPGVSCVKPKGALYAFPRLDPKVHRIVDDEKFVLDLLLREKIQVVQGTGFNWPRPDHFRILTLPHADDLDAAISRIGRFLTGYRQ, encoded by the coding sequence ATGGAGTTCCGGCAGTCCAGCAAGCTCGACGAGGTCTGTTACGAGATCCGGGGCCCGGTCATCGAGCACGCCAACGCCCTGGAGGAGGCGGGCCACAGCGTGCTCCGGCTCAACACGGGCAACCCCGCGCTCTTCGGTTTCGAGGCGCCGGAGGAGATCGTCCAGGACATGATCCGGATGCTTCCGCAGGCCCACGGCTACACCGATTCGCGCGGTGTCCTCTCCGCCCGGCGGGCCGTCGCGCAGCGCTACCAGGCGATGGGACTGACCGATGTCGGGGTCGACGACATCTTCCTCGGCAACGGCGTCTCCGAGCTGATCTCGATGGCCGTGCAGGCGCTGCTGGAGGACGGCGACGAGGTGCTCGTCCCGTCCCCCGACTACCCGTTGTGGACCGCGGTGACGACGCTGGCGGGCGGCAGGGCCGTGCACTACGTCTGCGACGAGGCCGCGGACTGGAACCCGGACCTCGCGGACATGGCGTCGAAGATCACCGACCGGACCAAGGCCGTCGTGATCATCAACCCCAACAATCCGACCGGTGCCGTCTATCCGCGCGAGGTTCTCGAAGGCATCCTCGACCTGGCCCGCCGGCACGGCCTGATGGTGTTCGCCGACGAGATCTACGACCAGGTGCTGTACGACGACGCCGAGCACCACAGTGCGGCGTCCCTCGCCCCCGACCTGCTGTGCCTCACGTTCAGCGGGCTGTCGAAGACGTACCGCGTGGCGGGCTTCCGTTCCGGCTGGCTGGTCGTCTCCGGCCCGCAGCAGCACGCCCGGAGCTATCTGGAGGGGCTGACCACGCTCGCCTCCATGCGGCTGTGTCCCAACGCGCCCGCGCAGTACGCCATCCAGGCCGCGCTCGGCGGCCGGCAGTCGATCCGGGATCTGGTCGCGCCGGGCGGCAGACTGCACGAGCAGCGCGACCGGGCCTGGGAAAGGCTGAACGAGATCCCGGGGGTGTCGTGCGTGAAGCCGAAGGGCGCGCTGTACGCGTTCCCGCGCCTCGACCCGAAGGTGCACCGCATCGTCGACGACGAGAAGTTCGTCCTCGACCTGCTGCTGCGGGAGAAGATCCAGGTCGTGCAGGGCACCGGTTTCAACTGGCCGCGCCCCGACCACTTCCGGATCCTGACGCTTCCGCACGCCGACGACCTCGACGCGGCGATCAGCCGCATCGGCCGCTTCCTGACCGGGTACCGGCAGTGA
- a CDS encoding TetR/AcrR family transcriptional regulator encodes MSDPIVNRRPGRGPRAAEAIFDTTLRHLAERGYARLTIEAVAQDAGVNKTTIYRWWPSKPALLRAALIHARVLDVDIPETGSLRGDLIALVEQIIGLLTNGRTEPVARALTSGTGLPDDELAALTRDFFADRFSREQPVFTRAAARGELPADADPMLLLDLIAGAVWMRVLLRREPVPPGFAREVVDAVLPR; translated from the coding sequence ATGTCCGACCCGATCGTGAACCGCCGTCCGGGCAGGGGACCCCGCGCCGCCGAAGCGATCTTCGACACCACGTTGCGCCATCTCGCGGAGCGCGGGTACGCCCGCCTCACCATCGAGGCCGTCGCCCAGGACGCCGGGGTCAACAAGACGACGATCTACCGCTGGTGGCCCTCGAAACCTGCCCTGCTGCGGGCGGCGCTCATCCATGCCCGGGTGCTCGACGTCGACATTCCCGAGACGGGCAGCCTCCGCGGTGATCTGATCGCCCTCGTGGAGCAGATCATCGGTCTGCTCACCAACGGGCGCACGGAACCCGTCGCCCGCGCCCTGACCTCGGGCACAGGTCTGCCCGACGACGAACTCGCCGCTCTCACCCGGGACTTCTTCGCCGACCGGTTCTCCCGCGAGCAGCCGGTCTTCACCCGCGCCGCCGCCCGCGGCGAACTCCCCGCGGACGCCGACCCGATGCTGCTGCTGGACCTGATCGCCGGGGCCGTCTGGATGCGGGTGCTGCTCCGCCGCGAACCGGTGCCGCCGGGCTTCGCCCGGGAGGTCGTCGACGCCGTGCTGCCCCGCTGA